From a single Bacillus sp. BGMRC 2118 genomic region:
- a CDS encoding MarR family transcriptional regulator: protein MREYFQTITRRFGVLSKTCCSVDGVDVSAAQSHILYEIKKRNNVSIQQLSEILGVDITTFSRQVQTLVKMGLVKKAPYPEDKRITLLSLTDKGDAVAIGIDQQVNQFLEDIFKEMSAEEREEVKRSIKLLAKVMDYSSIRIQSNCSNHSC, encoded by the coding sequence ATGAGAGAATACTTTCAAACGATTACGAGAAGGTTTGGTGTATTGAGTAAAACGTGTTGTTCAGTTGATGGAGTAGACGTATCTGCTGCTCAAAGTCACATACTTTATGAAATAAAGAAACGAAACAATGTATCCATCCAGCAATTGTCTGAAATATTAGGTGTCGATATCACAACGTTTAGCAGACAGGTACAAACATTGGTGAAAATGGGCTTAGTGAAAAAGGCTCCCTATCCAGAAGATAAACGAATTACATTACTTAGCTTAACAGACAAAGGTGACGCAGTTGCAATTGGCATAGATCAGCAAGTGAATCAATTTCTTGAGGACATCTTTAAGGAAATGTCAGCAGAGGAAAGAGAAGAAGTAAAACGATCAATTAAACTACTTGCAAAAGTAATGGATTATTCCTCAATACGCATTCAATCAAATTGCAGCAACCACAGTTGTTGA
- a CDS encoding N-acetyltransferase family protein has translation MKIREAVQNDLSSILTIYNEGIEDRIATLEADKKDLHYMNDWFSQRQSRYKVLVAEQEGKLVGWASLNPYNAREAYIGVADLSIYIARSHRGRGVGAQLLEKIEQQAIEHHFHKIVIFTFVFNELGQRLYRKSGYREVGVFKNQGILGGKYVDVMAMEKLLKSKEEFK, from the coding sequence ATGAAGATCAGAGAAGCAGTACAAAACGATTTGTCTTCTATTCTAACAATTTATAATGAAGGAATTGAAGACAGAATCGCAACACTTGAAGCAGATAAAAAGGATTTACACTATATGAATGATTGGTTTTCACAAAGACAAAGTCGATACAAGGTATTGGTTGCAGAACAAGAAGGCAAGCTCGTAGGCTGGGCATCTTTAAACCCTTACAATGCAAGAGAGGCTTATATAGGTGTTGCGGATTTATCCATCTATATAGCAAGGAGTCACAGAGGTAGAGGAGTCGGAGCACAGTTACTTGAGAAAATCGAACAACAGGCAATTGAACATCACTTTCATAAAATTGTCATATTTACATTTGTATTTAATGAATTAGGTCAACGGTTATATCGTAAAAGTGGATATCGAGAGGTCGGAGTATTTAAGAACCAGGGCATACTCGGTGGTAAGTATGTAGACGTCATGGCAATGGAGAAATTACTCAAATCTAAGGAGGAGTTTAAATGA
- a CDS encoding NAD(P)/FAD-dependent oxidoreductase has protein sequence MKATLPVIIIGAGPVGLAAAAHLLRKGEEFMIIESGQEIGANVREWGHIRMFSPWQYNIDQAARELLEEAGWKSPELEELPTGNQLIDDYLFPLSQLPQMKENLRLNAKVVGVTRKGIDKLKNQNRENVPFQVYVEFEDETKVLEAKAIIDATGTWQKPNPSLSNGLWTKTERNLKAKIHYGIPDIRKTENRYANKNVMVVGSGHSAINSILELAQLKEKYPNTTIYWVLRKKNVAAVYGGQENNQLPARGELGIKIQKLVESKKLEVVTPFYISQLLTDNGQIKVVGELNGKGYSISNIDEMVVSTGFRPDTSFVDEVRLNLDEAVESVKAIAPLIDPNIHSCGTVRPHGEAELRQPEKNFYIVGMKSYGRAPTFLLATGYEQVRSIVAYLTGDEASAKEVQLVLPETGVCSTGITPKSFNKNSCCGSGEIKLEIKTTSCCG, from the coding sequence ATGAAAGCAACATTACCAGTAATAATTATTGGTGCGGGGCCAGTAGGGCTAGCTGCAGCGGCACATTTATTGCGTAAAGGTGAAGAATTTATGATAATCGAATCTGGCCAAGAGATAGGAGCAAATGTTAGGGAATGGGGACATATAAGGATGTTTTCACCATGGCAATACAATATCGATCAGGCAGCGAGAGAACTATTAGAGGAAGCAGGATGGAAATCACCAGAATTAGAAGAGCTTCCGACAGGTAATCAATTAATTGACGATTACTTATTTCCATTAAGTCAGCTTCCACAAATGAAAGAGAATTTGCGATTAAATGCAAAAGTAGTGGGCGTTACTAGAAAAGGAATTGATAAATTAAAAAACCAAAATCGAGAAAACGTTCCCTTTCAGGTATACGTGGAATTTGAGGATGAAACTAAGGTCTTGGAAGCAAAAGCAATCATTGATGCAACCGGAACATGGCAAAAGCCGAATCCTTCCTTGTCTAATGGATTATGGACAAAAACAGAACGGAATCTGAAAGCAAAAATTCATTATGGTATACCTGATATAAGAAAGACGGAAAACCGCTATGCTAATAAAAATGTGATGGTTGTTGGAAGTGGTCATTCTGCAATAAATTCAATCTTAGAGCTGGCGCAACTAAAAGAAAAATATCCTAACACTACAATCTATTGGGTTTTAAGAAAAAAGAATGTAGCTGCTGTTTATGGCGGGCAAGAAAATAATCAGTTACCCGCAAGAGGCGAGCTGGGAATTAAAATACAAAAATTAGTAGAATCTAAGAAACTTGAAGTAGTTACACCCTTTTATATTTCTCAGTTATTAACAGATAATGGTCAAATTAAAGTAGTAGGTGAGTTAAATGGAAAAGGGTATAGCATTTCAAATATAGATGAAATGGTTGTGAGTACTGGATTTAGACCAGACACATCGTTCGTAGATGAAGTTAGACTTAATCTTGATGAAGCTGTAGAAAGTGTAAAGGCAATTGCTCCGTTAATTGATCCAAACATTCACAGCTGTGGAACAGTTAGACCACACGGTGAAGCAGAATTAAGACAACCTGAAAAGAATTTTTATATTGTAGGAATGAAAAGCTACGGAAGAGCACCAACGTTCTTACTGGCGACAGGATATGAACAAGTAAGGTCCATTGTTGCTTATCTGACTGGAGATGAAGCTAGTGCAAAAGAGGTCCAGTTAGTTCTGCCTGAAACGGGAGTGTGTAGTACAGGAATTACACCTAAGTCTTTTAACAAAAATTCATGTTGTGGAAGCGGTGAAATAAAACTAGAAATAAAAACGACATCCTGTTGTGGATAA
- a CDS encoding DUF2243 domain-containing protein, producing MTNRTKESLLDYGSFILGFGFMGALDGIIFHQLLQWHSVYMATDRPGQIVSDGIFHFGVSIALVIGGILLWLAGNPTSVEKGNRFVLGGFLMGAGIFNVVEGTINHHLLQIHRVKPGDPHAMMYDLSFLALGFILAVIGYAIRKSSKKQQAPVSA from the coding sequence ATGACGAACAGAACTAAAGAAAGTTTACTTGATTATGGTAGTTTTATTTTAGGATTTGGATTCATGGGTGCATTAGATGGTATCATTTTTCACCAATTATTACAGTGGCATAGTGTTTACATGGCAACTGATCGACCTGGTCAAATCGTGAGTGATGGTATCTTTCACTTTGGAGTTTCAATTGCTCTTGTTATTGGAGGAATTCTTTTATGGTTGGCTGGAAATCCAACTTCCGTGGAAAAAGGCAATCGATTCGTACTTGGTGGCTTCTTAATGGGTGCAGGAATTTTTAATGTCGTTGAGGGTACTATTAATCACCATCTACTGCAAATACACCGTGTGAAACCAGGTGATCCTCACGCCATGATGTATGATTTATCATTTTTAGCTTTAGGATTCATTTTAGCCGTCATCGGTTATGCAATTAGAAAAAGCAGCAAAAAACAGCAAGCACCTGTTAGTGCCTGA
- a CDS encoding TrkH family potassium uptake protein yields MQLYVPKLKIQLSSVQILVLFYVSAVVISTVLLLLPITLKPGSELSFLDALFTSASAISVTGLSVVNMSEILSVPGTFIFAFILQFGGIGIMTLGTFIWLLFGKKIGLKERKLIMTDQNQSTLSGLVQLMRQILSLIIIVELIGTVILGIHFLHYFPTWQEAFLQGFFASISATTNAGFDITGQSLIPFADDYFVQFINIILLIVGAIGFPVLIETKEYLFHKGEYPYRFTLFTKLTTFTFFALIILGAAAIWVFEMNHLFANKAWHESLFYALFHSVSSRNGGLATIDMNEFSTPTLLILCILMFIGASPSSVGGGIRTTTFAIMILSIFSYARGYSSIKVFKREIYQEDIIKSYIVITTAIMLCAAAVIILVYIEPKFTLLQILFEVSSAFGTTGLSMGITTDLSIWGKIIIIALMFIGRIGIFSFLFLIRGSGNEESYRYPREKMIIG; encoded by the coding sequence ATGCAACTTTATGTTCCTAAATTAAAAATACAATTATCTTCTGTTCAAATTCTCGTATTATTTTATGTTTCAGCAGTCGTCATCTCAACAGTTTTACTTCTACTCCCCATCACATTAAAGCCTGGGTCAGAATTGTCCTTTTTGGATGCTTTATTTACATCAGCAAGTGCAATCAGTGTTACAGGTCTGTCTGTAGTTAACATGTCCGAAATATTAAGTGTCCCAGGTACCTTTATTTTTGCATTTATATTGCAATTTGGCGGAATTGGAATTATGACGCTCGGAACATTCATCTGGCTGTTATTTGGGAAGAAGATCGGGCTAAAAGAAAGAAAATTAATAATGACTGACCAAAACCAATCTACTCTTTCTGGATTAGTTCAATTAATGCGTCAAATCCTAAGCTTAATCATTATCGTTGAGTTAATTGGTACTGTTATTCTGGGAATTCATTTTTTACATTACTTTCCGACTTGGCAGGAAGCATTTTTACAAGGATTCTTTGCTTCTATAAGTGCAACTACAAATGCTGGTTTTGATATAACTGGTCAATCGTTAATTCCATTTGCAGATGATTATTTTGTACAATTTATTAACATCATTTTGCTAATTGTTGGCGCGATAGGCTTTCCAGTATTAATCGAAACAAAGGAGTACCTATTTCACAAAGGGGAATATCCTTACCGCTTTACATTATTTACGAAGCTAACTACCTTTACATTTTTTGCATTAATTATTCTAGGTGCAGCTGCCATATGGGTATTCGAGATGAATCATCTCTTTGCAAATAAAGCATGGCACGAATCACTATTTTATGCATTATTTCACTCGGTTTCCTCCAGAAATGGCGGACTTGCGACGATAGATATGAATGAATTTTCTACTCCTACTTTGCTAATTTTATGTATTCTCATGTTTATCGGAGCTTCTCCAAGTAGTGTGGGAGGAGGTATCCGAACTACAACCTTTGCAATCATGATCCTTAGTATTTTTTCTTATGCCAGAGGATATAGTTCAATAAAAGTGTTTAAGAGAGAGATTTATCAAGAAGATATCATTAAGTCATACATTGTCATAACAACTGCAATCATGCTTTGTGCGGCAGCAGTAATAATTCTCGTATACATTGAACCCAAATTCACTTTGTTACAGATCCTGTTTGAGGTTTCTTCTGCGTTTGGTACAACGGGATTATCCATGGGAATTACAACAGACCTAAGTATATGGGGGAAAATCATTATCATCGCTCTAATGTTTATAGGTAGAATAGGGATATTCTCATTCTTATTTTTAATAAGAGGAAGTGGAAATGAAGAGAGTTATCGTTATCCTAGAGAAAAGATGATCATTGGATAA
- a CDS encoding SulP family inorganic anion transporter, with protein MNLTAYRNSWFGNVRGDVLSGIVVALALIPEAIAFSIIAGVDPMIGLYASFCIAVTIAFVGGRPGMISAATGATALLMVTLVADYGLQYLLAATILTGIIQIVMGVLKLGRLMKFVPRSVMIGFVNALAILIFTAQLPHFVGESWVMYSMVAGALAIIYILPRFTKVVPSPLVAIIVMTIIAVMTNSDVRTIGDMGELTSTLPIFLIPDIPFTFETLQIIFPYSLSIAIVGLVESLLTASIVDDMTDTESDKNQEARGQGIANIVSGFFGGMAGCAMIGQSVINVKSGGRGRLSAFVAGSFLMVLIVLLKDFLVQIPMAALVGVMIMVSVGTFDWSNLKSIRKVPITDTIVMVVTVVTVLQTHDLSKGVLVGILLSAIFFAAKISKVKVTCISSPGAHKKVYHVSGQLFFASVTDFVNSFNFKEENVTDIELDLSNAHLWDDSAVGAIDKVVIKYHQNGVKVHLKGLNTDSNKLIEKLAMHKAPGGLDKAINH; from the coding sequence TTGAATTTAACAGCTTATAGAAATTCATGGTTTGGAAATGTAAGAGGAGATGTGTTGTCTGGAATTGTTGTTGCCCTTGCACTAATACCCGAAGCAATTGCCTTCTCGATTATTGCTGGAGTAGATCCAATGATTGGACTTTACGCATCGTTTTGTATTGCTGTAACAATTGCTTTTGTAGGTGGTAGACCCGGTATGATTTCTGCTGCTACAGGTGCAACAGCTTTGTTAATGGTTACTTTAGTAGCAGATTACGGACTGCAATATTTACTTGCAGCTACCATATTAACGGGTATTATTCAGATTGTGATGGGTGTATTAAAGTTAGGACGATTAATGAAATTTGTGCCACGTTCAGTAATGATAGGTTTCGTAAATGCCCTTGCTATTCTGATTTTTACTGCTCAACTTCCACACTTTGTTGGTGAGTCTTGGGTAATGTACTCAATGGTAGCAGGAGCTTTAGCAATTATTTATATTCTTCCAAGATTTACAAAGGTCGTGCCATCACCACTAGTAGCCATTATTGTGATGACAATTATCGCAGTAATGACAAATAGTGATGTTCGTACAATTGGAGATATGGGCGAATTGACGTCTACACTGCCAATATTCTTAATACCGGATATTCCGTTTACATTTGAGACATTGCAAATTATTTTCCCATACTCACTATCTATTGCGATTGTTGGTTTAGTAGAATCACTGTTAACAGCTTCTATCGTCGATGATATGACAGATACTGAAAGTGATAAAAACCAAGAAGCTCGTGGTCAAGGAATTGCGAATATTGTATCTGGATTCTTTGGTGGGATGGCTGGATGTGCCATGATCGGTCAATCTGTAATTAATGTGAAATCTGGTGGAAGAGGAAGATTATCAGCTTTTGTTGCCGGGTCTTTCTTAATGGTATTAATTGTTTTACTAAAAGACTTTCTAGTACAAATTCCAATGGCAGCACTAGTTGGTGTCATGATTATGGTTTCAGTTGGTACATTTGACTGGTCAAACCTTAAGTCAATTCGAAAAGTTCCCATCACAGATACAATCGTAATGGTTGTTACAGTCGTGACTGTACTCCAAACTCATGATTTATCAAAGGGTGTACTGGTCGGTATTTTATTAAGTGCAATCTTCTTTGCAGCTAAGATTTCTAAAGTAAAAGTGACTTGCATCTCGTCTCCAGGAGCTCACAAGAAGGTGTACCATGTATCAGGTCAATTATTTTTTGCATCCGTTACAGACTTTGTAAACAGCTTTAACTTTAAAGAAGAAAATGTTACAGACATTGAATTAGATTTATCAAATGCACATCTTTGGGATGATTCGGCAGTAGGTGCAATAGATAAGGTAGTCATTAAATATCACCAAAATGGTGTGAAGGTTCATTTAAAAGGACTCAACACTGATAGTAATAAGTTAATTGAGAAGCTTGCGATGCACAAAGCACCTGGTGGATTGGATAAAGCAATTAATCATTAA
- a CDS encoding GtrA family protein: MNDKQTRFRKFLKTNTFIRFSIVGVINTAIGLSIIFLLLNVVHLSYWASSSIGTAIGALFSFLLNRAFTFKSNISFQKGAPRFFLIIIISFYGGYGLGEWLAHHLPMPHILSDQFSEKEIAVFIGACIYTISNYLGQKLIVFRRRTV, from the coding sequence ATGAACGACAAACAAACACGCTTTCGAAAGTTTCTAAAAACTAATACGTTTATACGATTTTCCATAGTCGGGGTAATCAATACGGCAATCGGATTATCAATCATTTTTCTATTATTAAATGTAGTTCACCTTTCGTATTGGGCTTCTTCTTCAATTGGGACAGCAATTGGTGCTTTATTTAGCTTTTTATTGAATCGTGCATTTACATTTAAGAGCAACATCTCCTTTCAAAAAGGAGCTCCTCGGTTTTTTCTTATTATTATTATCTCCTTTTACGGTGGGTATGGTTTAGGTGAATGGCTTGCTCATCACCTCCCAATGCCACACATACTGAGTGACCAATTTTCCGAGAAGGAAATTGCCGTTTTTATCGGTGCGTGTATTTATACGATTTCTAACTACTTAGGTCAAAAGTTGATTGTGTTTAGAAGGAGAACAGTTTGA
- a CDS encoding glycosyltransferase family 2 protein — translation MNQPIVTIVVPCYNEEEVLADTMSQLTQFLEENIQEGLIATTSSILFVDDGSKDKTWDMIFKYTINHPLIKGIKLSRNVGHQNALLAGLFTAKDQSDCVISIDADLQDDIAVMKEFILKFLEGYEVVYGVRNKRETDTSFKRNTAVGFYKVMKKMGVNLVHNHADYRLMSKRAIEELEHFQEVNMFLRGIVPLIGFKSTSVMYDRKERLAGETKYPLKKMISFALDGITSFSVTPIRLVLFVGTISFLISFLFGIYFLSLKLFGKTELGWTSLITSIWLIGGLQLIAIGLVGEYIGKIYKETKKRPKYIVDIDMYHLPTPLQLLLDKGIDHERQTNTLSKVSKN, via the coding sequence ATGAACCAGCCTATCGTTACAATTGTTGTACCATGCTACAACGAAGAAGAAGTGCTTGCAGATACCATGTCTCAGTTAACTCAATTTTTAGAGGAAAATATACAGGAAGGTTTAATCGCGACTACTAGCTCTATTTTATTCGTCGACGATGGCAGCAAGGATAAAACGTGGGACATGATCTTTAAATACACCATTAATCATCCGCTAATTAAGGGAATTAAACTCTCACGCAATGTAGGCCATCAAAATGCATTATTAGCAGGATTATTTACAGCAAAAGACCAATCAGATTGTGTCATATCAATTGATGCTGACCTTCAAGATGATATTGCAGTCATGAAGGAGTTTATTTTAAAGTTTTTGGAAGGCTATGAAGTTGTTTACGGAGTGAGAAACAAACGGGAAACCGATACATCCTTTAAACGTAATACCGCCGTTGGCTTTTACAAGGTAATGAAGAAAATGGGTGTAAACCTTGTACATAATCATGCAGATTACAGATTAATGAGTAAACGGGCAATAGAGGAACTGGAGCATTTTCAAGAAGTGAATATGTTTTTACGAGGTATCGTACCCTTAATCGGATTTAAATCTACTTCTGTTATGTATGATCGAAAAGAACGATTAGCAGGGGAAACAAAATATCCGTTAAAGAAGATGATTTCATTTGCACTAGATGGTATTACTTCATTTTCTGTCACTCCTATTCGTCTTGTGCTATTTGTAGGGACGATATCCTTTTTGATAAGCTTCTTGTTTGGAATCTACTTTCTATCTCTAAAATTATTCGGAAAAACAGAGTTAGGTTGGACGTCTCTCATTACTTCAATTTGGTTGATTGGCGGTTTACAATTAATTGCAATTGGACTAGTTGGGGAGTATATTGGTAAAATTTATAAGGAAACAAAAAAACGACCCAAGTATATTGTGGACATCGATATGTATCATTTACCGACTCCGCTACAACTCTTACTTGATAAAGGGATAGATCATGAACGACAAACAAACACGCTTTCGAAAGTTTCTAAAAACTAA
- a CDS encoding efflux RND transporter periplasmic adaptor subunit, with amino-acid sequence MKKWIWSSVILFILCVTIGNIYLMNKYDDKIYRVVSVGEFGEMKKGDLRNVVTKDGVVTANKVESVAYNQEFGLLDEILVDEGEQITVGSSLFQYATTDIEQVEKQINRKISLAEAEQSKISRDLSALRSYRGTTQDNQTTEAKEAAEANQRIINSEISELELRDELLDLDIEEYENQLEQLEKEEASMVVQSTINGIVKSINPSNPSELITILEFPYVVQGVLSEKEIKDITVGQKVYVSNDGLQLVGTISEVSQFPVETPNLKQKESYFPFSVTVTEEPELLPFGHHLDMDIVQEESEDTTYIHTSTVFRTGKDKGKVYIENKGKIKKVNVALGMQSSSKVEILDGLEGKELLVLNPSIDMKTGTPIVLPLEGTKMHGKQLDEIGKRQMASTIGKAMLGIN; translated from the coding sequence ATGAAAAAGTGGATCTGGTCTAGTGTTATCTTATTTATTCTTTGCGTTACGATAGGGAATATATATCTGATGAACAAATATGATGATAAGATTTATCGTGTTGTAAGTGTTGGAGAATTTGGAGAAATGAAAAAAGGTGACCTGCGAAATGTCGTAACGAAAGATGGTGTCGTGACAGCGAATAAAGTAGAATCTGTTGCATACAATCAAGAATTTGGTCTGCTTGATGAAATATTAGTGGATGAAGGGGAGCAAATCACGGTTGGTTCATCACTATTCCAATATGCTACGACAGATATTGAGCAGGTAGAAAAGCAGATTAATCGAAAGATCAGTCTTGCAGAAGCCGAACAAAGTAAAATTTCTAGAGATTTATCAGCACTTCGCTCATACAGAGGCACAACACAAGACAATCAAACAACAGAGGCAAAAGAAGCGGCTGAAGCAAATCAGCGAATAATCAACAGCGAGATTAGTGAACTTGAATTGCGTGATGAGTTACTCGATTTGGATATCGAGGAATATGAAAATCAATTAGAACAGCTTGAAAAAGAAGAAGCATCAATGGTCGTGCAGAGTACCATTAATGGGATTGTGAAAAGCATAAATCCTAGTAATCCTTCAGAATTAATTACGATACTAGAGTTTCCTTATGTTGTACAAGGAGTGCTCTCAGAAAAGGAAATTAAGGATATAACAGTCGGCCAGAAGGTTTATGTATCCAATGATGGACTTCAGCTTGTCGGAACAATTAGTGAGGTGTCACAGTTTCCTGTCGAAACACCAAATTTAAAGCAAAAAGAGAGTTACTTTCCATTTTCTGTAACAGTTACAGAAGAGCCTGAATTACTACCATTTGGACATCACTTAGACATGGATATCGTTCAAGAAGAAAGCGAAGATACAACGTATATTCATACAAGCACTGTCTTCCGAACTGGAAAAGATAAAGGGAAAGTATATATTGAAAATAAGGGAAAAATTAAAAAGGTTAATGTTGCGCTGGGCATGCAAAGCAGTTCAAAAGTAGAAATTCTAGATGGATTGGAAGGAAAAGAGCTGCTTGTTCTGAATCCAAGCATCGATATGAAGACTGGTACGCCGATTGTATTACCGTTAGAAGGTACTAAAATGCATGGCAAGCAACTAGATGAAATTGGCAAGAGACAAATGGCATCAACGATTGGCAAGGCAATGCTAGGAATTAATTAG
- a CDS encoding MerR family transcriptional regulator codes for MGELAQIAGVSKRTIDYYTQMNLLTYIRTNSNYRLYEDCAVQELNLIEHYKTLNMPLSKVKETLELMNKKDCSEDINKIEQHIEQVMNMIQHLQEEMNELKPLIERLNDVEKEALMMKFSPHSIELAQSILAIFKDK; via the coding sequence ATTGGGGAGCTAGCACAAATTGCTGGTGTATCTAAGAGAACAATTGATTACTATACTCAAATGAATCTTCTCACCTATATTCGCACAAATTCTAATTACAGATTGTATGAAGACTGTGCAGTACAAGAACTTAACTTAATTGAACACTATAAGACACTTAATATGCCACTCTCAAAAGTAAAAGAGACTTTAGAGCTAATGAACAAAAAAGATTGCTCGGAAGACATAAATAAAATTGAGCAGCATATAGAACAAGTAATGAATATGATTCAACATCTGCAAGAAGAAATGAATGAATTAAAGCCTCTCATAGAGAGATTAAACGATGTTGAAAAAGAAGCATTAATGATGAAATTTTCACCGCATAGTATTGAATTAGCACAATCAATATTAGCTATATTCAAAGATAAATAG
- a CDS encoding HlyC/CorC family transporter, translating to MEIFNLIMVAILIALTAFFVASEFAIVKIRGTKIDQLIAEGNKNAIAAKHVVTNLDEYLSACQLGITITALGLGFLGEPTVGHLLEPLFIQFSISESVAKVLSFAVAFALVTFLHVVIGELAPKTVAIQKAEGVTLAFAKPLMVFYKLMYPFIKILNGSARLLIGAFGLKPVSEHEISHSEEELRLILSESYKSGEINQSEYKYVSNIFAFDDRIAKEIMVPRTEFVAFDKELTVMDCIDIVSEENYTRYPIFDGDKDNIIGMVNMKEVLTDYVNGRNQKSVIEEYVRPVVQVIESIPIKELFVKMQKERVHMAILIDEYGGTAGLVTIEDILEEIVGEIRDEFDTDEVPEVKKVNEKVTIVDGKVLIEEINHLFGLDIDDTDVDTISGWILTEKMDIEEGETLMKDQYQFKVLEMEGYSIKSIEITHIVEEEQEQNEEVIQ from the coding sequence TTGGAAATATTTAATTTAATTATGGTTGCGATCTTAATCGCTCTAACAGCTTTCTTCGTTGCGTCAGAATTTGCCATTGTAAAAATTCGTGGAACGAAGATTGATCAGTTAATTGCTGAAGGAAATAAAAATGCAATTGCTGCAAAGCATGTCGTTACAAATTTAGATGAATATCTATCTGCCTGCCAGCTTGGAATTACCATTACAGCATTAGGACTCGGTTTCCTTGGTGAACCGACAGTTGGACATTTGTTAGAACCGTTATTTATTCAATTTAGCATCTCAGAATCAGTGGCAAAGGTACTTTCATTTGCAGTTGCGTTCGCACTTGTAACCTTTTTACACGTTGTCATCGGGGAGCTGGCACCTAAAACAGTTGCTATTCAAAAGGCAGAAGGAGTAACGTTAGCTTTTGCAAAGCCGTTAATGGTTTTTTATAAATTAATGTACCCCTTTATTAAAATTTTAAATGGCTCTGCGCGTCTTCTAATAGGTGCCTTTGGATTAAAACCAGTTTCTGAACATGAAATTTCTCACTCAGAAGAGGAACTTCGGTTAATTCTTTCCGAAAGTTATAAAAGTGGTGAAATCAATCAATCAGAGTATAAATATGTTAGCAATATCTTCGCGTTCGATGATCGAATCGCAAAAGAAATCATGGTTCCAAGGACAGAATTTGTAGCATTTGATAAAGAACTTACAGTAATGGATTGTATTGATATTGTATCAGAGGAGAATTATACAAGGTATCCAATCTTTGATGGCGATAAAGACAATATTATCGGTATGGTTAATATGAAGGAAGTATTAACCGATTATGTTAACGGTAGAAATCAAAAGTCAGTTATTGAAGAATATGTGAGACCAGTGGTTCAAGTAATCGAATCGATTCCAATTAAAGAATTGTTTGTTAAAATGCAAAAGGAACGGGTTCATATGGCAATCCTGATTGATGAATATGGGGGAACTGCCGGGCTAGTAACCATTGAAGATATATTAGAGGAAATCGTTGGCGAAATTCGTGATGAATTCGATACAGACGAAGTACCAGAAGTGAAAAAGGTTAACGAAAAAGTAACCATTGTAGACGGTAAAGTTCTAATTGAAGAAATTAATCACCTGTTTGGTTTAGATATCGACGATACAGATGTTGATACCATTAGCGGGTGGATCTTAACCGAAAAAATGGATATTGAAGAAGGGGAGACCCTGATGAAAGATCAGTACCAATTTAAGGTGCTTGAAATGGAAGGCTACTCGATTAAATCTATTGAGATTACACATATTGTAGAAGAAGAGCAAGAACAAAACGAAGAGGTAATACAATAA